Sequence from the Burkholderia sp. GAS332 genome:
CAACGCGACGTAGAGTTGGACCGGGCCACCGATCACCAGTTTGGCGGCGGCGCCCATTGCCGCAAGATCGGCGGCGATATTGATGGTGTTGGCCGCGAGCAGCACCAGTACCGCAAGATACAAAACCGGCGCGGGGTAGTGACGGCGCAGATTGGTGGCGAGTCCGCTGCCCGTCACCCGTCCCATGCGCGCACTCACCAGTTGTATCGATACCATCAGCGGGTAAGTGATCAGCAACGTCCATAGCAGTGCGAAGCCGAATTGCGCGCCGGCCTGCGAATAGGTGGCGATGCCGCTCGGGTCGTCGTCCGCTGCGCCGGTGATCAGGCCGGGGCCTAGCCGCTTCATCCAGGAGCGTTCGGCGATATCTTCAACAACAAGCTCCGGTTCGAGGTTTTCAGTGGTCATCGTCATCCGCCTGCAAAGGGAACCCGTATTGAGTCGCTTATATATAGACAGCCCACGTGCTCGCCGGGTGGCGGCGGTACGCGTCGCTCGTCAGGCAGCAGCATTCTCTGTGCCACGGCCCTTGCCGCTCAATTGCCATTGCGTCTGCGACTGGCCGAATCGGCGGGCGGCGGCATGCAACATGTCATCCGCTACAATGATGCGCACTACCCACCTGGAGACTCGCTTTGAAATCTATCGTTGCTTTGGTCGCCGCGGCTGTTCTTTCTTCAACGGCAATGGCCGCTTCCACCACTGAAAAGCTGCCTTCCGGCGTAATCGTTGAACATCTCACGCCGGGCACGGGTGCCCAGCCGGCTGCTGACGACGTCGTGAAGGTCAACTATCGCGGCACGCTCGCCAATGGCACCGAATTCGATAGTTCGGCGAAGCACGGCGGCCCGGCGACTTTCCCGCTCAATCGCGTGATTCCGTGCTGGACACAAGGCGTGCAAAAGATGAAGGTCGGCGAGAAGGCCAAACTGACCTGCCCGGCGGCGACTGCCTATGGCGAACGCGGCGTTGGCCCGATTCCGCCGAATAGCGACCTGACGTTCGAAGTCGAACTCGTTGGCATCGTCAAGTAATACGGCGCGCAGCGCGCTGAGACTAAACCCCGCTCCGGAGACTGAAGCGGGGTTTTTCTTTTTCGGGGCACGGCATGGATTCGCTGAACGCTATCCGTGATGACGCTGTAGCGTTCTTTTAAAGTTCCGCCGTACTCGGTCGTTTACTTTCTACGCATGCGCCGGCGCTGCAACAACCGCTTTGCGCATTCCGGAAGATCTGGCTGTCATTCGTTGCGCGTCGGGAGCGCCTGTCATGAACATCGACTTTCATTACGGTGTGGTCTATATCGTCGCCCGCATCGGCGGCATGACGGCCAGCGATGCACTCACCGTGGCGCATGCCTGCCAGTATGTCGACGACGCGACCACTTCAGGAATACTGCGTTTTTCGGGCGGCGAGACTTTCGAGCGTTTCGCCACCGCGCACAAGCTCTTCGACTATACCAACACGGAAAACGACCAGAACCGCCTGGTGTGGGCGCCATTTCATTTTCTGCCCGCGGGTGTCGGGGAGACTCTCGACGATAAGGCGGTGTGCCGCGCGGATAGCACTGTTGCTCGCGAGGTGGTCCGCCGCGCGATCCGGCAGCGGGGCACTGACACGGCCTTGTACCGCCTGGGTGTGACGCTTCACACCTACGTCGATACGTGGGCCCACCAGGGCTTCGCCGGTATCGAAAGCCCGATGAACCGTGTCCATATGCTGGAGGCGGAAGATTGCACGCGTGAAGGCTGGCTTGCCCACCTTACCCGCGCCACGCGGCATCTGGTCCAGCACCTCGAGGAAGATGTGCTGACGCTTGCACTGCCCGTCGGTCACGGTGCCGCCTTGCACTATCCCGACCAGCCGTGGGCGAAGTGGCATTACATCGACGGCAGAAATGTGCGTGTCAAAAGGCACAATCTGCCGGAATTCATGCAGGCGGCGGAGATGACCTGCCGCGCGGTGCGCGCTTACGTCGCGGGGCGGGAAGATTTTGAATGCCAGCCCGGTCTGCCGGAAGAGGTAACAGCCGCGCTCACCAAGCTTCTCGACACCAATCGGAACCCTGACGACAACAAACGCCTGCAGACCATTTGCGAAGCGGTGAAAACCGGCGTGATTCCTGGTTTGGAAGAATCGATTCCGGACTATGTGCCCAAGGGGCTCGGCTCCTGGAAATACAAGGCCACCGGTTTGCGGTCCGACGACGACAGCGGGGACCGCCCCCAGTGGAGCGACGTCTTTGAGAAAAGCGACTACCGGCTCTTTCACGACGCCGTCAAAGAGCACCGTTTCGTGGTGACGCAGGAGATTTTGCCGGCGCGCGGACTGCGGATCGCGTGAAGCGGCCGGGCTATTCCGCTCTCACTTGCTGACGTTGCGCGGCCCGTTCTTCCGCTTGTTTTTTCGCCATATGTCGTCCCACCAGGCAGCCGCCCACTGCGCCGACTACTGCGTGGTGCCCCGCATAGTGGCCGGCGACGCCGCCCACCACTGCGCCTTTCATACAGCCGGCCGCGTTGGCCGTGCCGACTGCGGCCGAAGTCAGTACGGCCGCCGCGAGGGCGGCCTTGATAAAACCCGCTTTCATCTGAAAGTTCC
This genomic interval carries:
- a CDS encoding FKBP-type peptidyl-prolyl cis-trans isomerase FkpA translates to MAASTTEKLPSGVIVEHLTPGTGAQPAADDVVKVNYRGTLANGTEFDSSAKHGGPATFPLNRVIPCWTQGVQKMKVGEKAKLTCPAATAYGERGVGPIPPNSDLTFEVELVGIVK